A single genomic interval of Streptomyces sp. BA2 harbors:
- a CDS encoding HAD family hydrolase, translating into MSEGTPMSRKADLAALVRSAPPVAVVFDCDGTLMDTEPCADAARGAVFARRGRVYDDAAREALIGLSLPQGGEVMSQLFGGNAAELADELGAALLAAVAAGARPMPGAADLVTLLCGAGVPLAVASNGPRVLLDKSLARGGLSRWLPVTVSGDDVVFPKPHPDCYLAACSALGVEPGRALAVEDSPVGARAAHAAGMTVLGVGALTRGPYVHAHVPALDDAALGHWLAGWRSAVAGPLQSPRADHLLRGGAEELSPHAPTV; encoded by the coding sequence ATGAGCGAGGGCACTCCGATGTCTCGTAAAGCCGATCTCGCCGCACTGGTGAGATCCGCTCCACCCGTTGCCGTGGTGTTCGACTGCGACGGCACACTCATGGACACCGAACCGTGCGCCGATGCCGCACGCGGTGCCGTCTTCGCCCGCCGGGGGCGTGTCTACGACGACGCGGCCCGTGAGGCTCTCATCGGGCTGTCCCTGCCCCAGGGCGGCGAAGTGATGTCCCAGCTGTTCGGGGGCAACGCCGCCGAGCTGGCCGACGAGTTGGGGGCGGCGCTCCTGGCCGCGGTCGCCGCCGGGGCCAGGCCGATGCCCGGTGCGGCGGATCTGGTCACCCTGCTCTGCGGCGCCGGAGTGCCCCTTGCGGTGGCCAGCAATGGGCCGCGTGTTCTCCTGGACAAGTCGCTGGCGCGCGGCGGTCTGTCCCGGTGGCTGCCGGTCACGGTCTCGGGCGACGACGTCGTCTTCCCCAAGCCGCACCCGGACTGCTACCTCGCCGCCTGCTCCGCGCTTGGCGTCGAGCCCGGCAGGGCCCTGGCCGTCGAAGACTCGCCGGTCGGCGCGCGGGCGGCCCATGCCGCAGGGATGACCGTGCTCGGGGTGGGGGCCCTGACCCGCGGGCCGTACGTACACGCGCATGTACCGGCCCTTGACGACGCTGCGCTGGGGCACTGGCTCGCTGGGTGGCGATCAGCGGTGGCCGGGCCGCTTCAGAGCCCTCGCGCTGATCACCTCCTTCGGGGCGGGGCGGAGGAGTTGTCGCCCCACGCCCCTACTGTCTGA
- a CDS encoding DUF5988 family protein, protein MSDFEVLLVGGPSAIPDAERVQVSPSLTEKFKYRFGAHYEHFVHEGEFSDIGNKQLPVYRWTTRTAIAE, encoded by the coding sequence ATGTCGGACTTCGAAGTGCTGCTGGTCGGCGGTCCGTCCGCCATTCCGGACGCGGAGCGCGTACAGGTGTCCCCGTCGCTGACGGAGAAGTTCAAGTACCGGTTCGGCGCCCACTACGAACACTTCGTGCACGAGGGGGAGTTCAGCGACATCGGGAACAAGCAGCTGCCCGTATACCGGTGGACGACGCGCACCGCCATCGCCGAATGA
- a CDS encoding TetR/AcrR family transcriptional regulator, translating to MAAEPGGLAAMPAEPGGPDGSQENRRELIRLAAVELFARHGYRGTTVRAIAERAGVDPALVMYHYGSKEKVFSVVIREVMRAEELLPALPELLDEPPGTGGPDGARGGPGSRLVRGFLTRWEDPSTRSALLVVFRSAMEHPEASQLFREVAGGELLMPIARRIPAPDPELRAVLVASLLVGLITGRYVVPIAPLADMDLDTVVDLYGPHAEAMLLGRLGTPPPMP from the coding sequence ATGGCGGCCGAACCCGGCGGCCTTGCCGCGATGCCCGCGGAACCGGGCGGTCCCGACGGGTCGCAGGAGAACCGCCGCGAGCTGATTCGGCTCGCGGCGGTCGAGCTGTTCGCCCGGCACGGCTATCGCGGCACCACGGTCCGGGCCATCGCGGAACGCGCTGGTGTGGACCCGGCCCTGGTGATGTACCACTACGGCAGCAAGGAGAAGGTCTTCTCCGTGGTGATCCGGGAGGTGATGCGCGCAGAGGAGCTGCTGCCCGCCCTGCCCGAACTCCTCGACGAACCCCCCGGCACCGGCGGGCCCGACGGAGCACGGGGCGGTCCCGGCAGCCGGCTGGTCCGCGGCTTCCTGACCCGCTGGGAGGACCCGTCGACACGCTCCGCGCTCCTTGTGGTCTTCCGCTCGGCGATGGAGCATCCCGAGGCCTCGCAGCTGTTCCGGGAGGTGGCCGGCGGCGAACTCCTGATGCCGATCGCCCGCCGGATCCCGGCCCCCGACCCCGAACTGCGGGCCGTGCTTGTGGCGTCCCTGCTCGTAGGACTGATCACCGGCCGATACGTGGTGCCCATCGCCCCACTGGCCGACATGGACCTGGACACGGTCGTGGACCTCTACGGGCCACACGCGGAGGCCATGCTTCTGGGCCGGCTGGGCACGCCGCCGCCCATGCCGTGA
- a CDS encoding fatty acyl-AMP ligase — MPVAISTEDVHIDRKGFEPEDRPGPVSLTSASTIGAALLELADQDPDRPLAYVEGSGEPVRLTAADLAELAGAAATTLAEHGVRPGDRVGVCMDTGVDAYAALHGCFLLGAVPFVCEPPLATMRRQRWEDRLRLLISRAEPRALVVSPEFRDAVSAPCAQAGVAVVEPPFEGGLVPGSVRARAGDLALIQFTSGTTGSSRGVTLTHEAVFANAAAIGDHAYRSGDLIVSWLPLHHDMGLIGLSLAPLLHGLPVASMPPLSFALRPERWLWAMHRYRGTFTSAPNFAYRLCATNVPDTKLQGLDLSAWRLAGNGAEVVQAGTLRAFAERMAPYGYRERAMTPCYGMAEITLAATMCVPGDPLITLPVRRDRLAGDGEVVEASPDDPDRQELVSSGSALKEIEIRVVDGTGADLPDRRQGTILLRCLSMMSGYYRQPEETAKVLENGWLDTGDQGFLDNGQLYVTGRIKDVVIIAGSNYHPYAFEAAAATVDGLRADAVAAVGCPDPERSTEVLVLVVESRSHADSERVAEIRAAVIAAVSAETGLRPDRVEVVPRGALPKTPSGKLQRRQVVNALVKGTLPGRR; from the coding sequence ATGCCAGTTGCCATTTCGACCGAGGACGTACACATAGACCGGAAGGGATTCGAGCCGGAAGACCGCCCGGGCCCGGTATCCCTGACCTCCGCGAGCACGATCGGCGCCGCCCTGCTGGAGCTGGCCGACCAGGATCCCGACCGGCCGCTGGCCTATGTCGAGGGCTCCGGGGAGCCGGTACGGCTCACCGCGGCGGACCTCGCCGAGCTGGCGGGGGCGGCGGCGACCACGCTGGCCGAGCACGGGGTGCGCCCCGGTGACCGGGTCGGTGTCTGCATGGACACCGGCGTCGACGCCTACGCGGCCTTGCACGGCTGCTTCCTGCTGGGCGCCGTCCCCTTCGTGTGCGAGCCGCCCCTGGCCACCATGCGCCGGCAGCGCTGGGAGGACCGGCTGCGGCTGCTCATCAGCCGCGCGGAGCCACGTGCTCTGGTGGTCTCCCCGGAGTTCCGGGACGCCGTGTCGGCGCCGTGCGCCCAGGCCGGGGTGGCGGTCGTGGAGCCACCGTTCGAAGGCGGCCTTGTGCCGGGCTCGGTGCGGGCGCGAGCCGGTGACCTCGCGCTGATCCAGTTCACGTCCGGCACCACGGGCAGCAGCCGGGGCGTGACGCTGACCCACGAGGCCGTCTTCGCCAATGCCGCCGCGATCGGTGACCATGCCTACCGCTCGGGCGATCTGATCGTCAGCTGGCTGCCACTCCACCACGACATGGGGCTGATCGGGCTGAGCCTCGCTCCGCTGCTGCACGGCCTGCCCGTGGCGAGCATGCCGCCACTGTCCTTCGCGCTGCGTCCGGAGCGGTGGTTGTGGGCGATGCACCGCTACCGTGGCACGTTCACCTCGGCGCCGAACTTCGCCTACCGGCTGTGCGCGACGAACGTGCCGGACACCAAGCTGCAAGGGCTCGACCTCAGCGCCTGGCGCCTCGCGGGCAACGGCGCCGAAGTCGTACAGGCCGGCACACTGCGGGCGTTCGCCGAGCGTATGGCCCCCTACGGCTACCGGGAGCGGGCGATGACGCCCTGCTACGGCATGGCGGAGATCACCCTGGCGGCGACCATGTGCGTGCCGGGCGACCCGCTGATCACGCTGCCCGTCCGCCGTGACCGGCTGGCCGGCGACGGGGAGGTCGTGGAGGCCTCGCCGGACGATCCCGACAGGCAGGAGCTGGTGTCGTCGGGCAGCGCACTGAAGGAGATCGAGATCCGGGTGGTGGACGGGACGGGCGCGGACCTGCCGGACCGCCGCCAGGGGACGATCCTGCTGCGCTGCCTCTCCATGATGTCGGGCTACTACCGCCAGCCCGAGGAGACCGCGAAGGTCCTCGAAAACGGCTGGCTGGACACCGGCGACCAGGGGTTCCTGGACAACGGCCAGTTGTACGTCACCGGCCGGATCAAGGACGTGGTGATCATCGCCGGGTCCAACTACCACCCGTACGCCTTCGAGGCGGCGGCTGCCACGGTGGACGGGCTGCGGGCGGACGCGGTGGCCGCCGTGGGCTGCCCCGACCCTGAGCGCAGCACCGAGGTACTGGTCCTGGTGGTGGAGTCCCGCAGCCATGCCGACTCCGAGCGCGTCGCGGAGATCCGCGCGGCGGTGATCGCGGCGGTCTCCGCGGAGACGGGGCTGCGTCCCGACCGGGTCGAGGTGGTGCCCCGGGGCGCCCTGCCGAAGACCCCGAGCGGCAAGCTCCAGCGGCGCCAGGTGGTGAACGCACTGGTCAAGGGAACGCTTCCCGGGCGCCGTTGA
- the fabD gene encoding ACP S-malonyltransferase gives MFALVFPGQGSQHKGMGAQLFAAFPELVAEADEFLGYSVEELCRDDTDGLLQDTEFTQPALYVVNALSLLAHRLDGGPEPDYVAGHSLGEYNALHAAGVFDFATGLRLVAKRGELMARVADGGMAAVVGLTAEQVDEVLDAPGLGNLSIANYNNPTQIVVAGPREDVERARPAFEDAGAGLYTVLRVSGAFHSPYMSDLRDEFADHVQTFALRAPAIPVISNVTARPYGDDVAGALIRQLDHPVRWTDTVRYLLARGVADIKPVGPGRALRGLIQATRRDEERPAPQLDEAPAPPQAQEGELRLRRPERQRGARSAGTSREPLRDALLSDLRSAVAEVLKVEPSAVRSEAELSTLGFDSIRLIEFAERLRRDLGVDLTPSVFFEHFTLKAFADHLLTEHHDLVTARHPDAEHEDAEHEHTEHRGRRPVVTAERGAQAGRGAEDDAPYAVAVVGVSALMPGAGDLEQFWQRLVAGDELVTGVPRERWSDWAGPERARDAHGAFLDEVDSFDCSFFGISPQEAELMDPHQRLFLQTVWKAIEDSGRRPGGLAGSRTGLFVGQSSMDYLEVLGHSAAGPQAHTATGLAHAVLPNRVSYQLDLRGPSEAVDTACSSSLVAVHRAVRSLRSGECDLAVAGGVNLLLSPTPFECFGLAGMLAPDGRCKTFDRAANGYVRGEGVVAVLLKPLAAAEADGDHIHAVIRGSAVGHSGRSASLTAPSPEAQADVIVDAWRAARLDPATATHIETHGTGTSLGDPIEIEGLKQAFSRLYRDWGHPAPAVPHCSLGSVKTAIGHLEAAAGLAGLVTMVQALRYGRLPALRHFEALNPYIRLDGSPFRIGDHVTPWGAPTGADGTTLPRRCGVSSFGFGGTNAHVVLEEYVTDRATPVPAAGPLLIPLSARTPEVLREYARDLVRHLDRHAPAEGAPDFALTALSDTLQLGREPMQTRLAVVAADIDDLYDALVRFLRGEEQGDTWYTGHTGGTAELSRALLDGPEGAAHLAALVEAGKTGILARLWAAGADFDWAVLRDDRPVRRTPLPTYPFERRHCRPQDLASHGLPRPAVDAAAVAAVPAAPAVPVSPEGIQGHLVQLFAEALKWRPEEIDPSARFEDLGLNSLLVEKLRRRLEEHYGPIDSTTLFTYKSLDALARHVTERVRRTPAPPAVPASTSAPVPAVAVTPTGVLGAASDEGHNAADIAIIGIGGRYPKAPTLADFWENLRHGRDCVGEIPLDRPGYRRYAELARARFGEAWPRWGGFLDDVDAFDAQFFHISPRDARLLDPQERLFLSTAWETLEDAGYTPASLADPRLGDRRGSVGVFAGVTYNNYQMFAGNDLDQGVWRMVTSQTFSVANRISHLLNLGGPSLALDTACSSSLYAIHLACAAIRRGECATALAGGVNLSLHPSKYVMLAEAGFLAEDGRCRAFGEGGTGYVPAEAVGAVLLKPLDRALADGDRIHAVIKGSAVNSDGRTYGYGVPNPVAQAELVRAALRDARVDAGTVGYVEAHGTGTSLGDPIEVRGLTEAYGDAAAPHRRDGRPPCAIGSVKSVIGHAEAAAGIAQVTKVVLQMRHGTLVPSLLHSPDLNPHLDLDSTPFRVQRETAPWERLRPHAPGVEEAPRRAGISSFGAGGVNVHLVLEEAPARPRPPAAGPGRPLVFPLSARTPENLRSYASRMAEFLRSLERTPTGPDEDAARPGDVAHTLQQGREAMEHRAAFTARTLAEAIDGFDRVAVGQDTPAGVHIGRRPGRSGTAPTVPADATPEETAARWAEGADTDWAATPTGGRRMSLPTYPFSRERYWLEPGSGTDPARPGPVRDPRADARADARDDADLRAELAAVPRSERHTTLATHMQRELGDLLQFPPDSPPGRQRGFFELGLDSVMAVRLGNLLEESLGLVLYAGVVFDYPCIDDLAGHLLEQLDLDEPGPAAATSAVTPVDSPAPQVVHYTADWERADAPQGPGDWLTRPVLVFDADGSLTERVRRYHRDAAKVIGVRPGERYEASGTERTVRAGSAEDHAVLLTGLDSPPDTVLHAWTDPRTALTSVFHLSQALLRGGLHRPVRLLRLHTRTGGPADALAEAFGGFARSVEHENPRLVQQAVAVHTADGHPVDALLDACLAELAAETRTEAEVRHDDRGRWVRRLRAVPAQLPAPAEVTVRDGMTWVVTGGAGGLGLLFAGHLARRARVNLLLVGRSELTDERRTALEDIRALGSDVRYERADVADRAEVDRLLALARERWGAVHGVIHSAGVLRDGLLPNKTADEMDTVLAGKVDGAVHLDEATRDDDLDVFMVFSSLAALAGNPGQADYAFASRFLNAFSRARDEKRAAGERSGASIAVVWPFWREGGMRVDAATEGFVRRRLGLTPLENAVGLAAFDAALHHARPEFGVVHAERAKLERLLRIEPPEHTDRPEPAAVDGVSAVAAELEHVLAELEL, from the coding sequence GTGTTCGCGCTCGTTTTCCCCGGCCAGGGTTCGCAGCACAAAGGCATGGGTGCGCAGCTCTTCGCCGCATTTCCGGAACTGGTGGCGGAGGCCGACGAGTTCCTCGGCTATTCCGTCGAGGAACTCTGTCGTGACGACACGGACGGGCTGCTCCAGGACACAGAGTTCACGCAGCCCGCCCTGTACGTCGTGAACGCGCTGAGCCTGCTGGCACATCGCCTGGACGGCGGGCCCGAGCCCGACTACGTGGCGGGGCACAGCCTGGGTGAGTACAACGCGCTGCACGCGGCGGGCGTCTTCGACTTCGCCACCGGATTACGCCTGGTGGCCAAGCGCGGCGAACTGATGGCCCGGGTGGCCGACGGAGGTATGGCCGCCGTGGTGGGCCTGACGGCCGAGCAGGTCGACGAAGTCCTCGACGCACCGGGTCTGGGAAACCTGTCGATCGCCAACTACAACAACCCCACTCAGATCGTGGTCGCCGGTCCCCGGGAGGACGTCGAGCGCGCCCGACCCGCGTTCGAGGACGCGGGCGCGGGCCTCTACACGGTGCTGCGGGTCAGCGGCGCCTTCCACTCGCCGTACATGTCGGACCTCCGTGACGAATTCGCCGACCATGTACAGACCTTCGCTCTCCGGGCACCCGCCATCCCCGTGATCTCCAATGTGACCGCCCGCCCCTACGGCGATGACGTCGCAGGCGCGCTGATCCGCCAGCTCGACCACCCGGTGCGGTGGACGGACACCGTGCGCTACCTCCTCGCCCGGGGCGTCGCCGACATCAAGCCCGTCGGTCCGGGCCGGGCACTGCGCGGTCTGATCCAGGCGACCCGACGGGACGAGGAGCGGCCGGCCCCGCAGCTCGACGAGGCACCGGCGCCGCCGCAGGCGCAGGAAGGGGAGCTGCGCCTGCGGCGGCCCGAGCGGCAGCGTGGCGCCCGATCCGCCGGCACTTCCCGGGAGCCACTGCGCGACGCCCTGCTGAGCGACCTGCGCAGCGCGGTCGCCGAGGTGTTGAAGGTCGAGCCGTCCGCCGTCCGGTCCGAGGCGGAGCTCAGCACCCTCGGCTTCGACTCGATCCGGCTGATCGAGTTCGCTGAACGGCTGCGGCGGGATCTCGGCGTGGATCTCACCCCGTCCGTGTTCTTCGAGCACTTCACGCTGAAGGCCTTCGCCGACCATCTGCTCACCGAGCACCACGACCTGGTGACGGCCCGTCATCCGGACGCGGAGCACGAGGACGCGGAGCACGAGCACACAGAGCACAGGGGCAGGCGTCCGGTGGTGACCGCCGAGCGGGGCGCGCAGGCCGGCCGGGGCGCCGAGGACGACGCCCCGTATGCCGTCGCCGTCGTGGGTGTCAGCGCGCTCATGCCCGGCGCCGGGGACCTTGAGCAGTTCTGGCAGCGGTTGGTGGCCGGCGACGAACTCGTCACCGGCGTGCCGCGCGAGCGCTGGAGCGACTGGGCCGGGCCCGAGCGGGCGCGTGACGCGCACGGGGCCTTCCTCGACGAGGTCGACTCCTTCGACTGCTCCTTCTTCGGCATCTCACCGCAGGAAGCAGAGCTGATGGATCCTCACCAGCGGCTGTTCCTGCAGACCGTGTGGAAGGCGATCGAGGACTCCGGACGACGCCCCGGCGGCCTGGCCGGCAGCCGCACCGGGCTGTTCGTCGGCCAAAGCTCGATGGACTACCTGGAGGTGCTGGGCCACAGCGCCGCAGGACCCCAGGCGCACACCGCCACCGGCCTGGCGCACGCCGTCCTGCCCAACCGGGTGTCGTACCAGCTCGATCTGCGCGGCCCCAGCGAGGCTGTGGACACCGCCTGCTCCTCCTCCCTGGTCGCCGTCCACCGCGCGGTGCGCAGCCTGCGCTCCGGCGAGTGCGACCTGGCTGTCGCCGGCGGAGTGAACCTGCTCCTCAGCCCCACACCGTTCGAGTGCTTCGGCCTCGCCGGCATGCTCGCGCCGGACGGCCGCTGCAAGACCTTCGACCGGGCCGCGAACGGGTACGTCCGCGGCGAGGGCGTGGTGGCGGTCCTGCTCAAGCCCCTGGCCGCCGCCGAGGCCGACGGCGACCACATCCACGCCGTGATCCGGGGCAGCGCCGTGGGCCACTCGGGCCGCAGCGCCTCTCTCACCGCACCCAGCCCCGAGGCACAGGCGGACGTCATCGTCGACGCCTGGCGCGCCGCGCGCCTCGACCCGGCCACCGCGACACACATCGAGACTCACGGCACCGGCACCAGCCTCGGCGACCCGATCGAGATCGAGGGCCTCAAGCAGGCGTTCAGCCGCCTCTACCGCGACTGGGGGCACCCCGCGCCCGCCGTGCCGCACTGCTCCCTGGGCTCGGTGAAGACCGCCATCGGCCACCTGGAGGCGGCGGCCGGGCTCGCCGGGCTGGTCACCATGGTGCAGGCCCTGCGCTACGGCCGGCTTCCCGCCCTGCGCCACTTCGAGGCGCTCAATCCGTACATCCGCCTGGACGGCAGCCCCTTCCGCATCGGGGACCACGTCACGCCCTGGGGTGCGCCGACCGGCGCTGACGGCACCACGCTCCCGCGCCGCTGCGGCGTCAGTTCCTTCGGCTTCGGCGGCACGAACGCGCATGTCGTCCTGGAGGAGTACGTCACCGACCGGGCGACCCCGGTCCCGGCCGCGGGTCCGCTGCTGATCCCGCTGTCCGCCCGCACCCCCGAGGTGTTGCGGGAGTACGCCAGGGACCTGGTCCGCCACCTGGACCGGCACGCGCCCGCCGAGGGCGCCCCGGACTTCGCCCTGACCGCGCTGTCCGACACCCTCCAGCTCGGCCGTGAGCCGATGCAGACACGGCTCGCGGTGGTCGCGGCCGACATCGACGACCTGTACGACGCGCTCGTTCGCTTCCTGCGCGGCGAGGAGCAGGGCGACACCTGGTACACCGGGCATACCGGCGGCACCGCCGAGCTGTCCCGCGCCCTGCTCGACGGCCCCGAGGGAGCGGCTCATCTCGCCGCCCTGGTCGAGGCCGGGAAGACCGGCATCCTGGCCCGGCTCTGGGCCGCGGGCGCCGATTTCGACTGGGCGGTGCTGCGCGATGACCGGCCGGTGCGCCGGACGCCGCTGCCGACCTACCCGTTCGAACGCCGGCACTGCCGGCCGCAGGACCTCGCGTCGCACGGCCTCCCGCGCCCGGCGGTGGACGCGGCCGCCGTCGCCGCGGTGCCTGCCGCGCCCGCGGTCCCGGTCTCGCCGGAGGGGATCCAGGGGCATCTGGTCCAACTGTTCGCCGAGGCACTGAAGTGGCGGCCGGAGGAGATCGATCCGTCCGCCCGCTTCGAGGACCTCGGCCTCAACTCCCTCCTCGTGGAGAAGCTGCGCCGCCGCCTGGAGGAGCACTACGGTCCGATCGACAGCACCACGCTGTTCACGTACAAGAGTCTGGACGCGTTGGCACGCCATGTGACCGAGCGCGTCCGCCGCACGCCCGCACCGCCGGCGGTCCCCGCGTCGACCTCGGCACCCGTGCCTGCCGTGGCCGTCACGCCGACGGGAGTCCTCGGTGCCGCCTCCGACGAGGGGCACAACGCCGCAGACATCGCCATCATCGGCATCGGCGGCCGCTATCCCAAGGCCCCGACCCTGGCCGACTTCTGGGAGAACCTGCGCCACGGCAGGGACTGCGTCGGCGAGATACCGCTCGACCGGCCCGGCTACCGGCGTTACGCGGAGCTGGCCCGTGCGCGCTTCGGAGAGGCATGGCCCCGCTGGGGAGGGTTTCTGGACGACGTCGACGCGTTTGACGCGCAGTTCTTCCACATCTCGCCGCGCGACGCCCGGCTCCTCGACCCTCAGGAGCGGCTCTTCCTCTCCACCGCCTGGGAGACCCTGGAGGACGCCGGATACACCCCGGCGTCCCTGGCCGACCCCCGGCTCGGCGACCGGCGCGGCTCCGTGGGCGTGTTCGCGGGAGTGACCTACAACAACTACCAGATGTTCGCCGGGAACGACCTGGATCAGGGCGTCTGGCGCATGGTCACCTCCCAGACCTTCTCCGTCGCCAACCGGATCTCCCACCTGCTCAACCTCGGCGGCCCCAGCCTCGCGCTCGACACCGCCTGCTCCTCCTCCCTCTACGCGATCCACCTGGCCTGTGCCGCCATCCGCCGCGGCGAGTGCGCCACCGCTCTGGCGGGCGGCGTGAACCTGTCGCTGCACCCCAGCAAGTACGTGATGCTCGCTGAGGCCGGTTTCCTCGCCGAGGACGGCCGCTGCCGGGCCTTCGGCGAGGGCGGCACCGGCTACGTTCCGGCCGAGGCGGTCGGCGCGGTCCTGCTCAAGCCGCTCGACCGGGCCCTGGCCGACGGCGACCGGATCCACGCCGTCATCAAGGGCTCGGCGGTCAACAGCGACGGCCGCACCTACGGCTACGGCGTGCCCAACCCGGTCGCGCAGGCCGAACTGGTCCGTGCCGCGTTGCGCGACGCCCGCGTGGACGCCGGCACCGTCGGCTACGTCGAGGCGCACGGCACCGGCACCAGCCTCGGCGACCCCATCGAGGTGCGGGGCCTCACCGAGGCGTACGGGGACGCGGCGGCCCCGCACCGCCGGGACGGGCGCCCGCCGTGCGCCATCGGCTCGGTGAAGTCGGTCATCGGCCACGCCGAGGCGGCGGCCGGAATCGCCCAGGTCACGAAGGTCGTGCTCCAGATGCGGCACGGCACGCTCGTGCCCTCGCTGCTGCACTCGCCGGACCTGAACCCCCATCTCGACCTCGACAGCACGCCGTTCCGGGTACAGCGCGAGACCGCTCCCTGGGAACGGCTCCGGCCGCATGCTCCCGGCGTCGAGGAGGCGCCGCGCCGGGCGGGAATCAGTTCGTTCGGCGCGGGCGGGGTCAACGTCCACCTCGTCCTGGAGGAAGCCCCGGCCCGGCCTCGACCGCCCGCCGCGGGACCCGGCCGTCCGCTGGTGTTCCCGCTGTCCGCCCGTACGCCCGAGAACCTGCGCTCCTACGCGTCCCGCATGGCTGAGTTCCTGCGCTCCCTGGAGCGAACCCCGACGGGGCCGGACGAGGACGCGGCACGCCCGGGGGACGTCGCGCACACGCTGCAGCAGGGCAGGGAGGCCATGGAACACCGGGCCGCGTTCACGGCCCGCACCCTCGCCGAGGCGATCGACGGCTTCGACCGGGTGGCCGTCGGCCAGGACACCCCCGCCGGCGTCCACATCGGCCGCCGTCCCGGCCGCTCCGGCACCGCACCGACCGTGCCGGCGGACGCCACGCCCGAGGAGACCGCCGCCCGGTGGGCCGAGGGGGCCGACACCGACTGGGCGGCCACGCCCACCGGCGGGCGACGGATGTCGCTGCCGACGTACCCGTTCTCCCGCGAGCGTTACTGGCTGGAGCCGGGCAGCGGCACGGACCCGGCACGACCCGGACCCGTGCGTGACCCGCGCGCCGACGCGCGCGCCGACGCTCGTGATGACGCGGACCTGCGAGCCGAGCTCGCCGCCGTGCCCCGCAGCGAACGGCACACCACCCTGGCCACCCACATGCAGAGGGAACTCGGCGACCTGCTGCAGTTCCCGCCGGACAGCCCCCCTGGCCGGCAACGCGGCTTCTTCGAACTGGGCCTGGACTCCGTGATGGCCGTCCGGCTCGGCAACCTCCTGGAGGAGTCGCTGGGGCTGGTCCTCTACGCAGGCGTCGTCTTCGACTACCCCTGCATCGACGACCTCGCCGGCCATCTGCTGGAACAGCTCGACCTCGACGAGCCCGGCCCGGCCGCTGCGACGTCCGCCGTGACGCCGGTCGACTCCCCGGCACCGCAGGTCGTCCACTACACCGCCGACTGGGAACGGGCCGACGCGCCCCAGGGGCCCGGCGACTGGCTCACGCGCCCGGTCCTGGTCTTCGACGCCGACGGGTCCCTCACCGAACGCGTCCGGCGGTACCACCGCGACGCCGCCAAGGTCATCGGCGTACGGCCCGGCGAGCGGTACGAGGCTTCCGGCACCGAGCGGACCGTCCGGGCCGGGTCAGCCGAGGACCACGCGGTCCTCCTCACCGGCCTGGACTCACCGCCTGACACCGTCCTGCACGCCTGGACCGATCCACGCACCGCGCTGACGTCCGTGTTCCACCTCAGCCAGGCCCTGCTGCGGGGCGGTCTGCACCGGCCCGTGCGCCTGCTGCGCCTGCACACCCGCACCGGCGGACCGGCCGACGCGCTCGCAGAGGCCTTCGGAGGTTTCGCCCGCTCCGTCGAGCACGAGAACCCCCGCCTCGTCCAGCAGGCCGTGGCCGTGCACACCGCGGACGGCCACCCGGTGGACGCTCTCCTCGATGCCTGCCTCGCCGAACTGGCCGCCGAGACGCGCACCGAAGCCGAGGTCCGTCACGACGACCGGGGGCGATGGGTGCGCAGGCTCCGGGCGGTGCCCGCCCAACTGCCCGCACCGGCCGAGGTCACCGTCCGGGACGGTATGACCTGGGTGGTCACGGGCGGCGCCGGCGGCCTCGGCCTGCTCTTCGCCGGGCACCTGGCCCGCCGGGCCCGGGTCAACCTGCTCCTCGTCGGCCGCTCGGAGCTGACCGACGAGCGCCGGACAGCCCTGGAGGACATCCGCGCGCTCGGCAGCGACGTCCGCTACGAACGCGCCGATGTCGCCGACAGGGCCGAAGTGGACCGACTGCTCGCCCTCGCCCGGGAGCGCTGGGGCGCCGTGCACGGCGTCATCCACTCCGCCGGTGTGCTGCGCGACGGCCTGCTGCCGAACAAGACCGCCGACGAGATGGACACCGTCCTTGCCGGCAAGGTCGACGGCGCCGTCCACCTCGACGAGGCGACACGCGACGACGACCTCGACGTCTTCATGGTCTTCTCCTCGCTGGCCGCCCTCGCCGGCAACCCCGGCCAGGCCGACTACGCCTTCGCCAGCCGCTTCCTGAACGCCTTCAGCCGCGCCCGCGACGAGAAGCGGGCCGCGGGGGAGCGGTCCGGCGCGAGCATCGCCGTGGTGTGGCCGTTCTGGCGCGAGGGCGGTATGCGGGTCGACGCGGCCACTGAGGGCTTCGTACGCCGCAGGCTGGGCCTGACCCCGCTGGAGAACGCCGTCGGCTTGGCCGCGTTCGACGCGGCACTGCACCACGCGAGGCCCGAGTTCGGGGTCGTACACGCCGAACGGGCCAAGCTGGAACGGCTGTTGCGCATCGAACCGCCGGAGCACACCGACCGGCCGGAGCCGGCAGCCGTGGACGGCGTCTCGGCGGTCGCGGCCGAACTGGAGCACGTCCTGGCCGAACTGGAGCTGTAG